The genome window TAGCCGGCGCAAAGACTGACGCTGCCACGGCGCCGATGGCCTGGGTCAATGCCACCAGGCCAAAGGACGACGTGAACGGAAGTACCAGGCAACCCAGCGTCACCACCAATGCCGCCACGGCCACCACGGCACGCTTGCTGCGCACCCGGTCGATCAACGCGCCGGCAGGCGCCTGGGCGACAAGCCCGGCCATGGCCGCCACCGTCATCACCACGCCAATGCTCGCCGGGTCCCAGCGATGCACCGCCAGCAGGTAGATCGCCAGGTAAGGACCCAAGCCATCGCGCACATCCGCGAGGAAAAAATTCAGGCCATCCAGGGAAAGGTTGTTGCGTCGGTCTCGGTTTCGATCCACAGCGGCCTCGACGGGCATTGCCCCAAAGAAAATTGACGCAATGATGTCGCAAAGAATCGAACCGGGCCACCGTGATGAGCGCGGGGCCACTGAGAAAACCGTGGCGAGGGAGCTTGCTCCCGCTGGGTCGCGAAGCGCCCCCAAAACCTGCCGAACGCGTAACACAGACACACCGCACCCGCCGGTTCACGACTGCTTCGCAGCCGAGCGGGAGCAAGCTCCCTCGCCACAGGTCCATCGTTGTTTCTTAGGTGAACTGCATGACCTACCAAATCCATCGTTGTTTCTTAGGTGAACTGCATGACCTACCAAAGCGCGATGTCGTAGGTAAAGTAGACCCGGTTGCTGTCACGACCACGGGAAAAGTCCGAGCGATAGACGTAGTTTCGCAACTTCACCCCCAGCCCCTTGAACGTTCCCTGTTGCACCACATAGGCGATCTCTGCGTCACGTTCCCACTCTTTGACCGCGGTGTCGGACTTACCGTCGTTACCGCTCAGGTAGCGGGTGGAGAACGTCAGGCCGGGCACACCGAGGCGCGCGAAGTCGTAGCCGTAACCGAGCATCCAGGTCTTCTCGTCTTCCTCGATGAACTTGCCGATCCCGACGTTGCTGAAGGAGTACACCGTGGCGCCGCTGACGTAAGGCAGGCCCGCCTCGCCGCTGAGGGTCTGGTAACCGGCGCTCAGTGTGTGGCCGACAACGGCGTAGGACAGCGACCCGCTGAGCATGTCGTTGTCGATCTTGCCGCCGTAGGCCGACCCCGAATCGACGCTGTTGAAGTAGCGCAGGTCGCTGGTCAATACCCCGGCGCCCAGGGGCAGATCATGCTGGATGCCAACGAAGTTCTGTCGATAGAAATTCTCCAGCTCGCCATAGAAGTAGCTCAGGCGGATGTGCTTGCCCAACTTGTAGTCGGCGCCGGCATAGCTGAAGTCACCGGACTTATCGCCGCCGTAGCCGTCCGGCACGATGGGCATGCTGTCGCTCGAATCCCGCAGCTTGAAACGCTCCAGGTGCCCGCCGGTGACGGTGAGGTTGTCAATGTCGTTGCTGCTGATCTGGGTGCCTTGGTAAGTCTGGGGCAACAGCCGCGCATCGTTGTAGACCAGCACCGGGGTCTTGGGCAGCAAGGTGCCGTATTTGAGCGTGGTCTTGGCCAGCCGGGCCTTGGCGGTCATGCCCGCACTGGCGAACTCGTCGGCGGCGCGACCGTCGTCATGCACCGGCAGCAGGCCGGTGCCACTGCGACCACGCCCGGAATCGAGCTTGACCCCGAGCAGGCCCAGGGCATCGACCCCGAAGCCGAGGGTGCCCGGCGTAAAGCCTGACTGGTAATCCAGCAGGAAGCCCTGGGCCCATTCGGTGCGCTCACTCTTGGCGGTCCTCGCCGCCCGGGCGCTCATACCGTGCTCGTCGCGGAAATTTTCGTTGAAGTAGACGTTGCGCAATTGCAGCTTCAGCTTGCTGTCATCGATGAAACCTTCGGCGCTGGCCGTGGCCAGGGGCAACAGGCCAAGGATTGGAAACAAAGCCCCGCGGGTCAGCAAAATGGTCATGTCTGGCTACTCGTTGTTGTTATTGGGCGTGCAGGCCTTCTCACCCCCATTTGCAGGGGGCGTGTCAGGCAGGAAAACAAGGTTGTCGGGTGAGTCAGGAAAACAGCGTCAGTGCCCCGGTCAGCAAGGCCAGCGCGGTAATCACCAGGGAGGTGAGCACCGCCCATTTGACGGTGGCTTTCTGGAAGTCGCCCAGGTCGCGGTCGACCATGCCCACCAGCAACAGGGTCGAGGCCACCAGCGGGCTCATCAGGTGCACCGGCTGGCCGAGAATGGAAGCCCGGGCAATTTCCACCGGATCAATCCCGTAGGCAGCGGCGGCGTTGGCCAGGATCGGCACGACCCCGAAGTAGTAGGCATCGTTGGACAATACGAAGGTCAGCGGCATGCTGGTAATCGCCACCACCAGCGGGAACAGATGGCCCCAGGAAGGCGGAATCCAATCGACCAGGGTTTGCGCCAGGGCATCGACCATTTTCGTTCCGGAGAAGATCCCGGCGAAGATGCCCGCGGCAAACACCAGCAGGACCACGGTCATGGCGTTGCCCGAATGGGCGAGAATGCGCTCCTTCTGAATATCCAGTTGCGGATAGTTGATCATCAGCGCCAGGACGAAACCGATCAGGAACAGAATCGCCGAGTGCATGAGCCCCATCACCAGCGCGACCATCACCGCGACCACCAGCAGCAGGTTGACGTAGGCCAGTTTCGGGCGCTTGTGTGGCGTGTCCTCGATGATCGCGTTGATGTAGCAGTCACCGCCACCGCTTTGCAGCTGGACGTTACCAATGCGCTTGCGCTCGGCACGGCCCAGCAGGAAGGCCGTGAACACCACCCACATCGCACCACCGATCATGGTCGGCAGCAACGGCACGAAATACTCACCGGCATCCAGGCCCAGCGCTGCGATCGCACGGGTCGCCGGGCCGCCCCAAGGGGTCATGCCGCTCATGATGCTCAGGGAGAGCATGGAAATGGTCGCCAGGATCATCGGGTTCATGCCGATGCGCTTATACAGCGGCAGCATCGCGGCACAGGTGATCATGTAGGTCGTCGTGCCGTCACCGTCCAGCGCCACCAACAGCGACAGCAGCGCGGTGCCCACGGCGATTTTCATCGGGTCGCCATTGACCCGCTTGAGGATCTTGCGGATCAGCGGGTCGAACAGACCGGCGTCGATCATCAGGCCGAAAAACAGGATCGCGAACAACAGCAGTGCCGCCG of Pseudomonas fluorescens contains these proteins:
- a CDS encoding OprD family porin, producing the protein MTILLTRGALFPILGLLPLATASAEGFIDDSKLKLQLRNVYFNENFRDEHGMSARAARTAKSERTEWAQGFLLDYQSGFTPGTLGFGVDALGLLGVKLDSGRGRSGTGLLPVHDDGRAADEFASAGMTAKARLAKTTLKYGTLLPKTPVLVYNDARLLPQTYQGTQISSNDIDNLTVTGGHLERFKLRDSSDSMPIVPDGYGGDKSGDFSYAGADYKLGKHIRLSYFYGELENFYRQNFVGIQHDLPLGAGVLTSDLRYFNSVDSGSAYGGKIDNDMLSGSLSYAVVGHTLSAGYQTLSGEAGLPYVSGATVYSFSNVGIGKFIEEDEKTWMLGYGYDFARLGVPGLTFSTRYLSGNDGKSDTAVKEWERDAEIAYVVQQGTFKGLGVKLRNYVYRSDFSRGRDSNRVYFTYDIALW
- a CDS encoding CitMHS family transporter, coding for MLALLGLAMVVVFTFLIMTKRLSPIVALTVVPIVFAVLGGFGGTTGKMMLDGLKMVAPSAALLLFAILFFGLMIDAGLFDPLIRKILKRVNGDPMKIAVGTALLSLLVALDGDGTTTYMITCAAMLPLYKRIGMNPMILATISMLSLSIMSGMTPWGGPATRAIAALGLDAGEYFVPLLPTMIGGAMWVVFTAFLLGRAERKRIGNVQLQSGGGDCYINAIIEDTPHKRPKLAYVNLLLVVAVMVALVMGLMHSAILFLIGFVLALMINYPQLDIQKERILAHSGNAMTVVLLVFAAGIFAGIFSGTKMVDALAQTLVDWIPPSWGHLFPLVVAITSMPLTFVLSNDAYYFGVVPILANAAAAYGIDPVEIARASILGQPVHLMSPLVASTLLLVGMVDRDLGDFQKATVKWAVLTSLVITALALLTGALTLFS